A genome region from Piliocolobus tephrosceles isolate RC106 chromosome 8, ASM277652v3, whole genome shotgun sequence includes the following:
- the LOC111551851 gene encoding autism susceptibility gene 2 protein, with the protein MKLSAAPQVWHSLIFKSPCPLRQLPPASPGSPGLRVPAPHPRFAPRPRAPPRPPPRLCLGFFLSLLFCVRPDSAPETSHPAASDCQRPRTPRETQHTAILSGCQEKAAVPQLQPC; encoded by the exons ATGAAGTTGTCAGCGGCGCCCCAAGTGTGGCACAGCCTGATATTCAAATCGCCCTGCCCGCTCCGCCAGCTCCCGCCCGCCAGTCCCGGGAGCCCGGGGCTGCGCGTGCCCGCCCCGCATCCCCGCTTCGCCCCGCGACCGCGCGCTCCTCCTCGTCCTCCCCCGCGCCTTTGTCTCggtttcttcctttccctcctcttttgTGTCCGGCCAGACTCAGCCCCAGAAACCAGCCACCCTGCAGCGTCCGACTGCCAGAGACCCCGCACGCCGAGAG AAACCCAACACACAGCTATTCTGTCAGGCTGCCAGGAAAAGGCTGCTGTTCCGCAGTTGCAGCCCTGCTGA